In Cucurbita pepo subsp. pepo cultivar mu-cu-16 chromosome LG10, ASM280686v2, whole genome shotgun sequence, the DNA window GTGTGTGAATCTGCAATTGGTGAAGTGCGTTTGTTATTCCGACTGGTGGTGGCCCTTgaatatattttcctttcGTACAAGCTAAAATACTCATTGCGGTTATCCAGTCCTGTGGCTAGTGGACCTCCCCCTCAACTGATATAGACTTTTGCAATTTGCTCATAATTTTGCAATCTGCTGAGATACAACTGAATCTTCTAATTTTGAGTTAAAATTTCAGCTCTTGAAATTTGTTCGAGTTCTCTCCCACTGAACCCGTTTGTTTTAGCTTGGTGAGCTCCCCCAATTTATTGCTTTGGATGGGAGGTCCAAAACTGCAAGTTGCATTGGTGGACAAACTCTGTCCAGGTGGGATTCGAAGTATCCTATACCATCTGTAAAAATCATAGTTGAGCAATTCTCTTTAAGTGATAAGAGGCTAAGCTCACATTTTCTTCTAGATGTCAAAAAAACTGTTGACAAcagctaatccaacccaaggGGTCATCCAACCCATTGAAGCAAAGGAAAGTCAAGTTCTGTGTACTTTGGTACAATCAAGTTTCCTCCTTAATTTTTAGGGGCTCCATAATTTTTAGAAGCCCCAGAAATTCCATCATCTCTCATTGTTTTGAAATAGTCAGACCCTTCTTTGTGGATTCCAAATCAAGAGATATGGCATCCAATTTGGCACGAACCTGCTCAACCTTCTCATTACCGGCTTAATTGCTCTGTTGTTCAAATGAGAGTAAATATAAGAATTTGATAAGTTGTTCTAGAACAGATTCACCCATAACTAttggttctgataccaaattgttACGGCCTTGGTCGAGTTATGGATTTCTTGTAAGTGGGGTACAAAGTGTTGGGTGAAGAAGNtttttttttttttttttttttttttttttttttttttttatctatttgaATAATTGTAAACCTCAAACAGAGGGAACCAAAATGTCTCTGAGTTGAGTATTCAAGactgaattgaattttttttctttcttttttttttttttttttaccatcaatagatgtttataaatatttatataagtTGTATAACAACCATTGCTATATAATTGAATCGTGACCCAACNttttttttttttttttgtaccaTCAATAgatgtttataaatatttatataagtTGTATAACAACCATTGCTATATAATTGAATCGTGACCCAACCATGGAGGATAATTCtcctaaaacaaaagaaataactaaaaatagaaatggacGTATAGGACTCCAGATaatacaaaaactaaaaaaaaaaaaaaaacataaagaaaatttcaaccaactaaaaataatttgaattggtTAGCCTCaattattcttcttttccaaGTCATCATTGGTGGGTTCCATACATGGTTGTTGCTTTCTGCCACGAGTGTAAGTGCTATTTTTCATCTTTGGTTCACAACCTAGCCTACAAGAGTCTTCAAGATAgagtgcaaaaaaaaaaaaaaaaaaaaaaggaccaGGCCCTTCTAGTCCTCATTAATCGCTTGTGcagaaagaatgaaagaagtCATGAATCACCAATTCATTCATAGTAATTGTGAAACTAAAGGGGTGGCTATCAGTCTCCTAACAAAAAGATATCCAGCCTCAATACTTGTTATTAGGGCATTGCAGAATGATTCCTGGAAGGGCTGATGTTTCAAGCGAAAAGCTAGAATCTCCTAGGATATTGCTGCTAGGGCCTTGCTCCGATCTTGGTACTTAGAAAGAAACAATACAGACTTCAATGGTATCTTGATTTTTAAGTGACTACAACATCAAAATTAGATGCTTCCCAAATGAAGCCTAATGATTTTTCTTGATTATTTAACCATCCCCAGGCGAAACCTTTAGTGAGATAGGGTATATTGCAGAAAAATGGTGGGGAGGCAGATTAGGGAGGTGCAATGGTCAACCTTCCAAAGAAGATGGGACCCTTCTTCCAATAGGTTAGTCAAGCAAACATCCACTCCAATGGCTCCTAaagaaaatgttcaaatttccACTAAGAAACAATactaaatgagaaaatgaaggtTTCTCTGCCTGAAGTCCCAAAAAATAGTCGTTCTCTCTGCCCCTCTGTCCAAAACATTCATCCCGATATTTAAGGAGATAGACGAGATAAACACTCAAACATGAGGGCCTTCTAGAAGATATAAAGTAGCTCCCACTAATATCAAACATTCCCTTCTTCGTcattaaaaatacatatatatacagagAAATCCACCATCTGTACATTGAAGATGCGTTATGTAATATGGTTGAGCTCCAACTCTAAAACCCTCTGTTTGACCTCCTTCCTCTGTGGCCCAACCGAAGAATTCAgtagaaaagagaaaggagaCTCCCAAGCTTAAAGCTCCCACCTTTTCTCCGTGCTAATTACTCTCATCATATGCATATTCTCTCATTAACTTCTCACTTCTTATACGCTCACTATTTTCTCTATTTGCACTCCTTTTTCTTACTAATCTCTCTCTACAAATGCAAACAAGCATGCACTTTCTCTTAAgtaattttaaccattttcattttagtgaactaatcatttgaaaaacatgtttatttgaatcaaagaaatacttcttgaaattataattgaaataattttggcttttttttttacaaggaAACTTAAATTCAATATCAAAGAGAGGATAATAAAAAGGGGGAGAGGACAGATCCCCAACAACCCAAGGGGACTACGAAAAGGCTTCCCAAATGACAAACATACGAACAAAAGAGTACCAATAAAAATCACTTGAAATAGAACACCAGCTAAAAGCAGAGACTAACAAGAAAGTCTTTGACTAGTCTCTTCCCCTTAGACGGTCCtctaatttctttcaaaccCGATTCTTTCTAATAGaacaaattttgattaaaatattgttcatAAAACATCCTGAGTTTGCATGGCCCATCGTCAATAAGAGAACATACTACTAGCCTGTTTATAAGGGCAAGATCCAGAGTTATCAGCaataaaaatggttgaatATTGGtacctaaaataataatttatattgaaaaacaCTTTTTCAGAGTGGATACGCCTTTCccaagaattaaatttaataaatctagGGTGGGTTTCATTATTAGTAAGTTGCTCCATACCTGAAGAGAATTAGCAAGAGCATTTATAGGGAAGCCTTTCCCAAGAATATCTTCGTTGGGCAGGAGCAAAGCCAACAAAGCCTCCTTTAATTGCTTCAACAAGGAAGGATCATCAGCGGCTAATGGGCCTAAGTGAGTGCATGCGACCCTCAAAGCACTAGAATAATCACCGGAACTAACCAgcttcaaaaattcaacctgAAGCCATAGGAAcgtcaaataaattgaaaagaaatatgcAATAATTCTCATCAAGCCGCAGACTCATGTAAACTTCCAAGATCCATCAATGGTGACTAGCTAATAGTGTAGCAAGCATGACGAGTATAgtataaaaggaaaactcaCACTTAACCTCGTTACAACCAATTTACCTGCTTAAGTTGGAATAGGAGAATAGGATTTTGTGCAAAAAACTTTGGATCCACGGCATTAATTTCTTCCACAACCTCAGCAGCCAACCTTTTACTTGCCAGTTCTCTAATGCCCAAGACAATCTCATATTTATCATCCTTGCCAGTAGATTCTAATGGTAAATGTTTTTCAAGGTTCTGCAGAAAAAAGTTCAGTCAGATTGTTTAATcagatgaattaaaatatagtcaTGGATGTACCTGTTGTTCATTAGACATGGTCGTACTGGCCACAGTTGTAGTGCTAACTTCTTGTTTACTGCATCCACTGTAAGACAAGTCACGAAGTTCTCTATCATCATGTCTTCCTCTCCATCTCTTTCGCTTGCTCCTTTCTACAATCCCACGGTTCTTGTTTACTTGTAATGTTCTTGAATTTCCCACATGAATTGAATCACTAGTGCTACAATCTTCTCGATTGGACGTTGGCACCAATGAATATCGTAAGTCAGTCTCGGTACCTTGAGAACTAGTCACATCAGCAATATTTTCAGGAGAACTATCCACACGGGAATTGTTGACAGAAATTTCACCATCCGAAAGTTTACTGGTTGCATAGTCGACTTCAAGAGAGCAATTCCTTGATGAACAATACTCCAGCTCAGATTGATCAACTTTCAATGAACTAGAGCGATTCTGCATCCCTAATTATCAAGAAATGACAAACAGGTTTAAAAGGCATACAAGCTTATTGATAAAAAGGGATAAAAGTTTGAGTTTCACCAGAGAGAGCCCCACGACCAGAGTCCACAATTCCTCTGTAGATGCAATACTCACGAACAAGCTCATCAAGTACAGAAAGGTCCAATTTCATCCGGCACAACTCATTCTGCGATATGTATGTAAAACTCATAATCAATGAGACCATCATGAAACTgaaacaaaatgaacaatacTATTTTAATTGACGAGATGATTGGAATCAAATGTCATAAGCACAAAAACACAAGAGaataatgtaaataatataatattttaaataattaaagaagaGGTAAATATCAATACAACTGAGTAGATAGAACCATTCTTCATGCTAGAGAAAATCAAGAGATAAAGAGTGAGGATTCTACAGTCGgtaaatttcaacaaaattttcagaacAAACAACAAACTGTCTCCAAACTCTGAACAGATTTACTTCTACATACActaaattttcatatgaacTATGGTCTTGCTCTTGCCTTGCATTTCTCAATGATCCCACTTCCCATCAACCTTATATTTCAATATGAAGAACCATTTCTATCAAACAACCCATCAAGACAGTGTCACATCCTCTGTGTCCCATGCTAGTACCAATTACAAGCACGCTGTCCAATGAGGTTATGGTTCACACAGTCTAATGCAACATAAAGCAGCATAAAGTACTTTTAGCAGCTATACCCGAGGATTTGTACAAAAAGAACCTAATAACAGTGAAGCATAGACCAGAAAGGATAAAATTATAAGCCTTCACGTAGATGCTAACCTGGAATGCATGAAATAAATCACCTTTGGTGAATCTCAAGCTATCAATTGCCCCCTGCCTTGTTAGCTCTACGGCATGTGCAAGAGCTTGAATGTCCACCTGTACTCATATTAAGATCAAAAAATAAGAGGCGAAGAAAATAACAACTCCTGGCAGCTAGTAACCATACACATGCAAATAGGAGCAAACTCTCACGTTGTACCACACCACTAGATGGAACTAACTAGAAgctcaagttttttaaatgaaaattctaattaaaaaaatcaggCATCTCACCTCATCAAATGGAGGTGCTTCATGCAGACTCTCCTTGGGCGTGGCAGGTGGATCACGTTCATCTAGAAGCAACCTCTCAGTGAGATCTGATATGGGAGACAACACGCCTTCACGAAAGCAAAAACCTTTATGTATGCTGCAAGAAAAGGCAAAGAATAATATAGgaacttaaattttagattcaaCGAAATTTTTATCAACTGATCTATTATGGGTGGGGgacaagaagaaagaagaaaatgaagaaaaaacctTATCAAGTATCTCAAAGTCATTGAGAAGACTGGATCATATGCCTGCATATGAGCTCGTAGGACCGACGACATTAACCCAGCAATATCAAACCTCCTACTTTCACACCACTGAAACATGAGAAAATGCACCTTCAGCAGAAAAACTAAATGCAGTTCCCAATTCCACCCTGTTCAGAGTCTTCAGACCACTGAAAGAGAACATATTGCCCCTAGAACTAAAAATATCGAGTTGAAAGATGTTCTTTGAGAATTATGTTGTTCAGACTCCAAAGGATAAATTTTGCAACATATtcaacttgaaaattttcaaatacacacaacataaacataaaagaaaaagcaacTATGAATGAAGATATGCGAATTCACatctcaaataaaaattaataatgtttatttaaaataaaataaactgtTCTTTATGAATTTCCAAAGGAGAACAACTCTGCTTTAAAAATatgcaaagaacaaaaaaaaaacttgatgaCTCCAAAATTTTCCCTATGCTTTTCAAATTAAGAAActattttataagatttagATTTTCTAGGAACCTCCTACACACATTCTGTTCAAGCACCTTGACAACAATATACAAGACAATTCCATACCCTACCCACCCAGAACCAAGGAATTCATATTTATTGGCAAAGAAATATGTACTAGGCTTATAGAATGCCCTGAGAGCCTTAAACAGAGCCCATTTTAAATGTGTCGAGTGAAAAATAACGTGAAACATTAAACTTCAATTTGGCTGTGCTTAGTGAACCCTAAAAGTGGCCAAATCCCAAGAAATTAATGGTCCACCTTTTCCTTATAATTTTGTGGTGATGAGAAAGTAAGGAAAAGAGGAAAGTTCTTGATTAAAAAGGAAAGGTTGCCTTTACATCTATTTGAAATATAAGACAGCCAAATATTAAATGTGCATTCCAATTATCAAGAACAGCCATATGTTACTGGGTTTCCGGAAGGGTGCATAGTCAATATCCACTGAAACATCCAAAATACCGAAGGTAATAGTCACCAATGTGATATGAGA includes these proteins:
- the LOC111803970 gene encoding uncharacterized protein LOC111803970 isoform X2, with the protein product MDSTPLNWEALDALIIDFARSENLIEDSFSSSPPSSPSPSPSSLSSSSYHSRLIIRQIRRSLESGDIDCAIDLLRLHAPFILDDHRLLFRLQKQKFIELLRKGTPEDRVLAIRCIRTVLAPCALDAYPEAYEEFKHVLLAFIYDKDNQTSPVTYEWCESRRFDIAGLMSSVLRAHMQAYDPVFSMTLRYLISIHKGFCFREGVLSPISDLTERLLLDERDPPATPKESLHEAPPFDEVDIQALAHAVELTRQGAIDSLRFTKGDLFHAFQNELCRMKLDLSVLDELVREYCIYRGIVDSGRGALSGMQNRSSSLKVDQSELEYCSSRNCSLEVDYATSKLSDGTETDLRYSLVPTSNREDCSTSDSIHVGNSRTLQVNKNRGIVERSKRKRWRGRHDDRELRDLSYSGCSKQEVSTTTVASTTMSNEQQNLEKHLPLESTGKDDKYEIVLGIRELASKRLAAEVVEEINAVDPKFFAQNPILLFQLKQVEFLKLVSSGDYSSALRVACTHLGPLAADDPSLLKQLKEALLALLLPNEDILGKGFPINALANSLQVAFGRRLGIEEPQLMKLMKTTLYSHSEWFKLQMCKDRFESLLKIDSLKEVNPPLLSTSAGLLKSNSDSCTPGSSQVAKSSGARTTGDGSSPTQASSRDACDENAILKVMEFLALPRADAIHLLAQYNGNAEMVIQQIFA
- the LOC111803970 gene encoding uncharacterized protein LOC111803970 isoform X1, with product MDSTPLNWEALDALIIDFARSENLIEDSFSSSPPSSPSPSPSSLSSSSYHSRLIIRQIRRSLESGDIDCAIDLLRLHAPFILDDHRLLFRLQKQKFIELLRKGTPEDRVLAIRCIRTVLAPCALDAYPEAYEEFKHVLLAFIYDKDNQTSPVTYEWCESRRFDIAGLMSSVLRAHMQAYDPVFSMTLRYLISIHKGFCFREGVLSPISDLTERLLLDERDPPATPKESLHEAPPFDEVDIQALAHAVELTRQGAIDSLRFTKGDLFHAFQNELCRMKLDLSVLDELVREYCIYRGIVDSGRGALSGMQNRSSSLKVDQSELEYCSSRNCSLEVDYATSKLSDGEISVNNSRVDSSPENIADVTSSQGTETDLRYSLVPTSNREDCSTSDSIHVGNSRTLQVNKNRGIVERSKRKRWRGRHDDRELRDLSYSGCSKQEVSTTTVASTTMSNEQQNLEKHLPLESTGKDDKYEIVLGIRELASKRLAAEVVEEINAVDPKFFAQNPILLFQLKQVEFLKLVSSGDYSSALRVACTHLGPLAADDPSLLKQLKEALLALLLPNEDILGKGFPINALANSLQVAFGRRLGIEEPQLMKLMKTTLYSHSEWFKLQMCKDRFESLLKIDSLKEVNPPLLSTSAGLLKSNSDSCTPGSSQVAKSSGARTTGDGSSPTQASSRDACDENAILKVMEFLALPRADAIHLLAQYNGNAEMVIQQIFA